One stretch of Paenibacillus sp. AN1007 DNA includes these proteins:
- a CDS encoding NAD(P)/FAD-dependent oxidoreductase, giving the protein MYDVIVIGGGSAGLMACVAAAEHGASVLLLDKGDQLGRKLGISGGGRCNVTNAKETDELIRHIPGNGRFLYSSFQNLDNQGIMRFFENLGIALKEEDNGRMFPVTDKAKTVVDALVGKIVSLGVEIRTKEPVKELLQNGQHVQGVKLASGKIIHSRSVIIATGGKSVPQTGSTGDGYPWAEAAGHTITELYPTEVPIVSGESWIQSRELQGLSLRDIALSVLDAKGKTVISHRGDMIFTHFGVSGPAALRCSQFIRKVQMKSGSTQVTLSIDLFPDLTPAALEAQVKQGLEQESRKAVKNILKTWVPERLIPLLMKRAEIGDDLTFHHFPKGMLSHLCELMKSFTFRADGTRSLKEAFVTGGGVHLKEIYPKTMESKLLPGLFFCGEVLDIHGYTGGYNITAAFSTGYTAGMHAAEYRHVNA; this is encoded by the coding sequence ATGTATGACGTTATTGTAATAGGCGGCGGTTCCGCAGGTCTGATGGCTTGTGTGGCAGCTGCTGAGCACGGAGCATCTGTGCTGCTGCTGGATAAAGGAGATCAATTAGGCCGCAAACTGGGCATCTCCGGCGGAGGACGCTGCAATGTAACCAATGCCAAAGAAACAGATGAGCTTATTCGCCACATTCCGGGTAATGGACGCTTTTTATACAGCTCGTTTCAAAATCTGGACAACCAGGGTATCATGCGTTTTTTTGAAAATCTCGGTATTGCCTTGAAAGAAGAAGATAACGGCCGAATGTTCCCGGTCACAGACAAAGCCAAAACGGTTGTTGATGCGCTAGTGGGTAAAATCGTCTCCCTTGGCGTAGAGATCCGTACGAAAGAACCCGTCAAAGAACTTCTTCAGAACGGTCAGCATGTGCAGGGGGTTAAACTGGCCTCTGGCAAAATTATTCACAGCCGCTCTGTGATCATCGCAACGGGCGGCAAATCCGTGCCGCAAACCGGTTCGACCGGGGACGGATATCCTTGGGCTGAAGCAGCGGGTCACACCATTACTGAGTTATATCCAACCGAGGTGCCGATTGTTTCCGGGGAGAGCTGGATTCAGTCCAGAGAGCTGCAGGGCTTGTCTCTGCGTGACATCGCTCTATCCGTACTGGATGCCAAAGGCAAAACGGTCATTTCCCATCGTGGAGATATGATTTTCACCCATTTTGGTGTATCCGGTCCGGCTGCCCTTCGCTGCAGTCAATTTATTCGCAAGGTTCAGATGAAGTCGGGGAGCACGCAGGTCACGCTGAGCATCGATCTCTTCCCTGACCTTACCCCGGCTGCGCTGGAAGCACAGGTTAAGCAAGGTCTGGAGCAGGAGTCACGTAAGGCTGTCAAAAACATTTTGAAAACATGGGTGCCTGAGCGACTGATTCCCCTCTTGATGAAACGTGCCGAGATTGGGGACGACCTCACATTCCATCATTTTCCGAAAGGTATGTTAAGTCATCTGTGTGAACTTATGAAGTCCTTCACTTTTCGTGCAGACGGCACGCGATCCCTTAAAGAAGCCTTTGTTACCGGGGGCGGAGTTCACTTAAAGGAGATATACCCTAAAACAATGGAATCCAAGCTGCTGCCTGGACTATTCTTTTGCGGTGAGGTGCTCGACATTCACGGTTACACCGGCGGTTATAACATTACAGCTGCCTTCTCCACTGGATACACCGCTGGCATGCACGCAGCGGAGTACAGACATGTTAACGCGTAG
- a CDS encoding ABC transporter permease, producing MVEPKRYTPHLLYQRRQKEHLREQWRNLKLVVDWTVWLYLLVPGMLYFIGYYASLWTKALPAWASGGISFPLLTGIIELIILTGGVLLFIEEADVLFLKSRRVWMRTLMLRGLLRVTVLQLGKMILITAVVAPLFVRVYGMSLVQIVMTTLWLGTAASLQVIAIHMIKVRYTGWRRWLSLASLVIAMGWMTVRTSAWMSGDMYTWKIMLSIAAVLLLLITMIQMRLRMKGTFEGDVREDLRSRLRLTAMMLSQAVSKPKAPQTRTIIFRKPRKLFRKRSIPNRTAEIAFKAFFRNSETLKLFLQLDSLSIAAVALPPFPVNVSVCGLLVIMLTVMLYRAWDGLATSEYVQLVTYDSAALHEAGSIMVRMLLLPLAVLMGYVMGLFWLGWLAGFLTAACTAAFGYVVVSAAGWIRQTRA from the coding sequence ATGGTGGAGCCCAAACGTTATACCCCGCATCTTCTATACCAGAGAAGACAGAAAGAGCATCTTAGGGAACAGTGGCGCAATCTCAAGCTTGTAGTGGACTGGACAGTCTGGCTGTATCTGCTAGTTCCAGGAATGTTATATTTTATCGGCTATTACGCCAGTCTGTGGACAAAAGCTTTGCCAGCATGGGCAAGCGGCGGCATATCATTCCCTTTACTAACCGGGATTATCGAACTGATCATCCTGACGGGTGGAGTTCTACTTTTTATCGAGGAAGCGGACGTGTTGTTCCTGAAATCCAGAAGGGTATGGATGCGAACACTGATGCTGCGAGGGCTTCTGCGGGTGACGGTGTTACAACTTGGGAAAATGATACTTATTACTGCAGTGGTTGCACCGCTATTCGTTCGTGTGTATGGGATGTCTCTAGTTCAGATCGTGATGACAACTCTATGGTTGGGAACAGCAGCCTCGCTTCAAGTCATTGCTATACATATGATCAAAGTTCGATATACGGGATGGCGGCGCTGGCTCTCATTGGCCTCACTTGTGATCGCTATGGGATGGATGACTGTTCGCACGTCGGCTTGGATGTCAGGGGACATGTATACGTGGAAAATCATGCTCAGTATTGCCGCCGTTCTGTTACTGCTCATTACGATGATCCAGATGAGATTACGTATGAAAGGTACGTTTGAAGGAGATGTACGGGAGGACTTGCGAAGCAGGCTCAGGTTGACTGCCATGATGTTAAGTCAGGCTGTGAGCAAACCCAAGGCTCCGCAGACACGTACGATCATTTTTCGCAAACCTCGCAAACTATTTCGTAAACGCTCCATTCCGAATCGGACGGCAGAGATTGCTTTCAAAGCATTTTTTCGCAATTCCGAGACACTGAAGTTATTTTTACAGTTGGATAGTTTGTCCATTGCCGCGGTAGCCCTGCCGCCGTTTCCGGTTAATGTCAGCGTGTGCGGTTTACTGGTGATTATGCTCACCGTGATGTTGTACCGCGCCTGGGATGGACTGGCAACCTCGGAGTATGTTCAGCTTGTCACGTATGATTCTGCTGCGCTGCATGAGGCAGGCTCTATTATGGTGCGTATGTTACTGCTTCCACTCGCCGTACTGATGGGCTATGTGATGGGATTGTTTTGGCTGGGCTGGCTTGCCGGTTTTCTGACGGCTGCATGCACGGCGGCATTTGGTTATGTTGTAGTGTCCGCTGCAGGCTGGATCAGACAGACCCGTGCATGA
- a CDS encoding ABC transporter ATP-binding protein: MQRASQEETALPNSILNVHIREAGYAPGQSTIRNIRMHVVPGELVGIIGPNGAGKSTTIKTLLGLLEHADYDVTIGGEGRYAYIPEQPVFYEYMTLWEHLDLAAAAYEIEEEVFVARAEELLVRFGMDHVRNDLPASFSKGMRQKMMLMIGFLSSPDIYIVDEPFIGLDPRATKDFLKLLDDERRRGAGVLMSTHVLDTAERICDRFVLIASGRSAAEGTLDEIRATAEMPEASLFDCFDTLTSD; encoded by the coding sequence ATGCAGCGTGCATCGCAGGAAGAAACAGCTTTACCTAATTCCATCCTGAACGTACATATTCGCGAAGCTGGTTATGCGCCAGGACAGTCTACGATCCGGAATATTCGGATGCACGTGGTACCGGGAGAGTTGGTCGGGATTATCGGGCCTAATGGCGCGGGTAAAAGTACAACCATTAAAACATTGCTTGGCCTGCTGGAGCATGCCGATTATGATGTAACCATTGGAGGGGAAGGGCGTTATGCTTATATTCCCGAACAGCCTGTTTTTTACGAGTATATGACCTTGTGGGAACATCTTGATCTGGCTGCAGCGGCGTATGAAATAGAAGAAGAGGTATTTGTGGCGAGAGCGGAGGAATTGTTAGTCCGTTTTGGTATGGATCATGTCCGCAATGATCTTCCAGCGAGTTTCTCCAAGGGCATGCGTCAGAAAATGATGCTCATGATCGGATTTCTTTCCTCACCGGATATCTATATTGTGGACGAGCCATTTATCGGTTTAGACCCGCGTGCAACAAAGGATTTTCTCAAATTACTTGATGATGAGCGCCGCCGCGGGGCAGGCGTGTTGATGTCTACACACGTGCTGGATACGGCGGAACGGATCTGTGACCGCTTCGTTCTGATTGCTTCTGGCCGTTCGGCTGCGGAAGGAACATTAGATGAGATTCGAGCTACGGCGGAAATGCCGGAAGCGTCTTTGTTTGATTGTTTTGATACGCTGACATCGGATTGA
- a CDS encoding type II toxin-antitoxin system death-on-curing family toxin has protein sequence MSLIRYLNIQEVIAINVAMIKRYSPGEQIGVKDSNLLESAVLRPQSSAFGDEAYPTVYEKAAAIFQSLGQNHPFHNANKRTAFTALVMFLRYNHIYFKMEQTLAEDFTVDMFNHKYSFEDLTSMIQTHCWSEERT, from the coding sequence ATGAGTCTCATTCGTTATTTAAATATTCAAGAAGTAATTGCGATCAATGTTGCGATGATAAAACGGTATAGCCCGGGAGAGCAGATTGGTGTAAAAGATTCTAATCTGCTTGAATCTGCTGTTCTTAGACCGCAATCATCTGCTTTTGGTGACGAAGCGTATCCGACAGTCTATGAGAAGGCGGCTGCAATTTTTCAGTCGTTAGGTCAAAACCATCCTTTTCATAATGCGAATAAACGAACAGCCTTTACTGCATTAGTCATGTTTTTACGTTACAATCATATTTACTTTAAAATGGAACAGACCTTAGCTGAGGATTTTACGGTTGATATGTTCAACCACAAATATTCATTTGAAGATCTTACTTCGATGATTCAAACTCACTGTTGGTCTGAGGAGAGAACATAA
- a CDS encoding AbrB family transcriptional regulator produces the protein MSRVREMERKVTKFGNSLGITMTEAFKQIGLEQGDMVLVEVDQTSGEIIIKKSVKVNLPNGISNDFMDTLASVMDEYNQTLKGLKDR, from the coding sequence GTGAGTAGGGTGAGAGAGATGGAACGAAAAGTAACGAAATTTGGAAACAGCCTTGGAATAACGATGACAGAAGCATTCAAGCAAATTGGACTTGAACAAGGAGATATGGTTCTGGTAGAGGTCGACCAAACGAGCGGAGAAATTATTATTAAAAAGTCGGTCAAGGTAAATCTGCCTAACGGAATAAGTAATGATTTTATGGATACGTTAGCTTCTGTTATGGATGAGTATAATCAAACTCTGAAAGGTCTTAAAGACAGATGA
- a CDS encoding MFS transporter: MTTTYALEGQRTLKQNRSFVTLMVSQAVSNLGDWLHLLAILTLVGLRWNAAPLEITFVMLSAALPVLITGPFAGALADRLNRKWLMITADGARMIIVGAFIFADQIWHIYVLLILKSLFDVVFSPAKNGKLKEIVPHHQLAQAVSISSVIEQMSKIIGPALGGLLAAGFGITWCFVLDAASFLISGIILLWIPGYRVIQRTDSDVTGVKEETAGSTQVKPSFWKETIEGIRMLASLPRVGTSLLLLAAAILFLQFADSQTVVLFRQLPGISGDLLGWCVAASGVGTLIAAMSVRKWKTASHGLKMGLGTAVTGLVIGTAGLVVVVWPSAGMGAQLLLISLFALAGVGIGFAVVPFQILLQEQTPEPMTGRVFGTVGSVMTTSNILGPVAGGLLVTSFGVVPAFVSSGILLTLLGLLYLLKARAKSGDVEAVLPAKSVSTREVS, from the coding sequence ATGACTACGACATACGCATTGGAAGGGCAGAGGACACTGAAACAGAATCGCTCTTTCGTCACATTAATGGTATCTCAGGCTGTATCTAATCTGGGAGACTGGCTTCATCTGCTGGCTATTCTGACACTGGTAGGTCTTCGCTGGAATGCAGCGCCTTTGGAGATCACTTTTGTGATGCTGTCAGCTGCGCTGCCTGTCCTGATTACCGGACCTTTTGCCGGTGCACTGGCAGATCGGTTGAACCGGAAATGGTTGATGATTACAGCCGATGGCGCCCGAATGATCATCGTGGGTGCGTTCATTTTTGCCGATCAGATTTGGCATATCTACGTGCTGCTCATTCTAAAATCTCTGTTTGATGTGGTGTTCTCTCCTGCCAAGAACGGCAAACTGAAGGAGATCGTGCCGCATCATCAGCTTGCTCAAGCTGTGTCCATCAGCTCTGTAATCGAACAGATGTCCAAAATTATCGGCCCGGCACTGGGCGGATTACTTGCAGCCGGATTTGGAATCACGTGGTGTTTTGTGCTGGATGCGGCATCATTTCTGATCTCTGGCATTATTTTATTGTGGATTCCCGGTTATCGGGTGATCCAACGGACAGATTCTGACGTAACAGGAGTAAAGGAAGAGACAGCAGGATCGACTCAAGTAAAACCATCCTTTTGGAAAGAAACAATTGAGGGCATCCGTATGCTTGCTTCCCTTCCTCGCGTAGGGACGTCACTTCTTTTGCTGGCAGCTGCGATTTTGTTTCTGCAATTTGCCGATTCACAAACGGTTGTGTTGTTCAGGCAGCTTCCCGGCATTTCGGGTGATCTGCTTGGATGGTGTGTTGCGGCAAGCGGTGTCGGAACGTTAATAGCGGCGATGAGTGTCCGGAAATGGAAAACAGCGAGCCACGGGTTAAAAATGGGGCTGGGTACCGCTGTAACAGGCCTCGTGATCGGGACGGCTGGGTTAGTTGTTGTCGTATGGCCTTCAGCAGGAATGGGCGCACAGCTGCTTCTTATTTCGCTGTTTGCCTTGGCGGGTGTGGGCATCGGGTTTGCAGTCGTGCCTTTTCAGATTCTGCTGCAGGAACAGACCCCTGAGCCAATGACAGGCAGGGTATTTGGTACCGTAGGCAGTGTGATGACAACGAGTAACATTCTCGGCCCTGTGGCAGGCGGGTTATTAGTGACTTCGTTTGGTGTTGTACCTGCGTTTGTAAGTTCAGGCATTCTGTTGACACTGCTGGGTCTATTGTATTTGTTGAAGGCAAGAGCGAAGAGTGGAGATGTGGAAGCAGTTCTTCCGGCAAAATCTGTGTCAACCAGAGAGGTGTCGTAA